A genomic window from Haliaeetus albicilla chromosome 10, bHalAlb1.1, whole genome shotgun sequence includes:
- the PSMD7 gene encoding 26S proteasome non-ATPase regulatory subunit 7 translates to MPELAVDRVVVHPLVLLSVVDHFNRIGKVGNQKRVVGVLLGSWQKKILDVSNSFAVPFDEDDKDDTVWFLDHDYLENMYGMFKKVNARERIVGWYHTGPKLHKNDIAINELMKRYCPNSVLVIIDVKPKDLGLPTEAYISVEEVHDDGTPTSKTFEHVTSEIGAEEAEEVGVEHLLRDIKDTTVGTLSQRITNQVHGLKGLNSKLLDIRSYLEKVAMGKLPINHQIIYHLQDVFNLLPDVNLQEFVKAFYLKTNDQMVVVYLASLIRSVVALHNLINNKIANRDAEKKEGQEKEESKKERKDEKEKDKEKSDVKKEEKKEKK, encoded by the exons ATGCCGGAGCTGGCGGTGGACCGGGTGGTGGTGCACCCGCTGGTGCTGCTCAGCGTCGTCGATCACTTCAACAG AATAGGAAAAGTTGGAAATCAGAAACGCGTCGTTGGTGTGCTGCTGGGCTcgtggcagaaaaaaatactagatGTGTCCAACAGTTTTGCAG TACCTTTTGATGAGGATGACAAGGATGATACTGTGTGGTTTCTAGACCATGACTATCTGGAGAACATGTATGGAATGTTTAAGAAGGTCAACG CTAGAGAAAGAATAGTTGGTTGGTACCACACAGGCCCTAAACTGCACAAGAATGACATCGCCATCAATGAACTGATGAAAAGATACTGTCCTAACTCT GTGTTGGTGATTATCGATGTGAAGCCAAAGGACCTGGGGCTGCCCACAGAAGCTTATATTTCGGTTGAAGAAGTTCACGAT GATGGCACTCCAACCTCCAAGACATTTGAACATGTGACTAGCGAGATTggagcagaggaggcagaggaagtGGGTGTTGAACACTTGCTACG AGATATCAAGGATACAACGGTGGGCACTCTGTCCCAGCGGATCACGAATCAGGTCCATGGCTTGAAGGGACTGAACTccaagcttctggacatcaggAGCTACCTAGAGAAAGTAGCCATGGGCAAACTCCCCATCAATCACCAGATCATCTACCACCTTCAGGATGTCTTCAACCTGTTACCAGACGTCAATCTGCAAGAGTTCGTCAAGGCCTTTTATCTGAAGACCAATGACCAGATGGTGGTGGTTTATCTGGCTTCTCTTATCCGTTCCGTGGTTGCCCTGCACAACCTCATTAACAACAAGATTGCCAACAGGgatgcagagaagaaagaaggacaggaaaaagaagaaagtaaaaaggagagaaaagatgagaaggagaaagacaaggaaaagagTGATGtcaagaaagaggagaaaaaggagaaaaagtaa